The genome window ATCTCGTCCACCACCTCGCGGGCGAGTTCCTCGGCGCCGGCGCCGCCGCGGCGCCAGTGATCGCAGGGTATGACCTTGACGCCGTGGTGCGCGACCTTGGTCTGGAGTGCCGCAATTTCCGTGTGCGTATCCGTGGTGAAGGCATAGAGGGCGGCCACGCACGGCAGCCCGAAGTGATTGCGAATGTTGTTGATGTGACGTTCGAGGTTGGACACACCGCGTTCCAGCGCGTGCACGTCCTCCTGCTGGAGATCTTGGGGCGCGGCGCCGCCATGGTACTTGAGCGCCCGCAGGGTCGCCACCACGACCACCAGCGACGGCGCCAGCCCCGCCTTGCGGCACTTGATGTCGATGAATTTTTCGGCGCCCAGATCCGCGCCGAAGCCGGCTTCGGTCACGACGTAGTCGGCCAGCTTGAGCGCGGTGCGGGTGGCGATCACCGAGTTACAGCCGTGCGCGATGTTGGCGAACGGCCCGCCGTGCACGAACGCGTGGGTGTTTTCCAGGGTCTGCACCAGGTTGGGTTTAAGCGCGTCCTTGAGCAGCGCCGTCATCGCGCCGTGCGCGTGAAGATCGCGCGCGTGGATCGCGCCGCCGTCGTGGTTATAGCCGACGATGATGTTGCCAAGCCGCGTCTTGAGTTCTTTGAGCGATGTCGAGAGACACAGGATGGCCATGACTTCCGACGCGGTGACGATATCGAAGCCGTCTTCGCGCGGATGGCCGTTCTTCACGGTGCCGCCCAACCCCACGATGATCTTGCGCAGCGAGCGGTCGTTGAGGTCCATCACCCGTTTCAAGGTGATGAGCCGGTAGTCGAAGTCCAGCCGGTTGCCATGCTGGATGTGATTATCGATCAGCGCCGCGAGCAGATTGTGCGCGAGGCCGATGGCGTGAAAGTCGCCGGTGAAGTGCAGGTTGATGTCCTCCATCGGCACGACCTGTGCGTAGCCGCCGCCGGCAGCACCCCCTTTCAATCCGAAACACGGCCCCAGCGACGGTTCGCGCACGCAGACGATCGCGCGCGAGCCAATGCGGTTTAGCGCATCGCCCAGGCCCACCGTGGTGGTGGTCTTGCCTTCGCCCGGTGGCGTCGGGCTGATGCCCGTGATCAGAATCAGCTTGCCGTCCTTGCGGTCCTGCAGGCTGTCGATGTAATCCAGTTTGAGCTTGGCCTTGTAATGGCCATACGGTTCCAGCGCATCTTCGTCGATGGCGAGCCGCTCGGCCGCGAGCTCCACGAGCTTGCGCTTGTGGGCCTGCCGTGCGATGTCGATGTCGGAGCTGGCGATGTCGGGCATACGTGAGCGTTATGAGGTGAATGGGCAGTGCTATTTTGCCAGTTCGAGCGCGTGGATGGCGAGCCGGATTGTTGGTAGCGCACGGCGGCGCGTAAATCGCTCGTTGGTCATACTCCAAACGGAGTAAGTCGATACTCATTCAGACTGATGGATTGCCGCAAGATCGGGT of Gammaproteobacteria bacterium contains these proteins:
- a CDS encoding formate--tetrahydrofolate ligase, with protein sequence MPDIASSDIDIARQAHKRKLVELAAERLAIDEDALEPYGHYKAKLKLDYIDSLQDRKDGKLILITGISPTPPGEGKTTTTVGLGDALNRIGSRAIVCVREPSLGPCFGLKGGAAGGGYAQVVPMEDINLHFTGDFHAIGLAHNLLAALIDNHIQHGNRLDFDYRLITLKRVMDLNDRSLRKIIVGLGGTVKNGHPREDGFDIVTASEVMAILCLSTSLKELKTRLGNIIVGYNHDGGAIHARDLHAHGAMTALLKDALKPNLVQTLENTHAFVHGGPFANIAHGCNSVIATRTALKLADYVVTEAGFGADLGAEKFIDIKCRKAGLAPSLVVVVATLRALKYHGGAAPQDLQQEDVHALERGVSNLERHINNIRNHFGLPCVAALYAFTTDTHTEIAALQTKVAHHGVKVIPCDHWRRGGAGAEELAREVVDEIAHVPPDLHFVYEDRDTLWTKINKVAGKLYGASDVIADTRIRDKIARYQETGYGHYPVCIAQTQYSFSTDPLLRGAPSGHVVPVRDVYLAAGAEFLVVICGDIMTMPGLPKVPAAERIDVDEHGEIVGLF